Part of the Equus quagga isolate Etosha38 unplaced genomic scaffold, UCLA_HA_Equagga_1.0 73978_RagTag, whole genome shotgun sequence genome is shown below.
cagaatccgctatcctccatggagacagacaccgtcaaggacaagcacctggactatctcctcccacaaagagatacgggctggtgggaaagctgctgaccagcaaggccatatgctccccctctcTACTtaaaaccctaaataaaaacACTTCCTTTTGGCTTTTCAGGGactttgggatttcagcgttagctgccctctctccttgctcagcgctgtgcaaaaataaagtttctactttcttccaccagccccggtgtcagagattggcttgctgcgcaacgggtgcgcgaactcacttcaggttggGTAACATAAGGGCTTTGCACACGCCAAGAGCAGGACAGGGTGGGGCACGGCTCCTGGGGGTCCCTCTAGGGAAGGTGGTCACGTGGTCACATTTGTACACGAACATTCCCAAAGCCACACCAGGCTAAGTGCAGGTGTCCCCCGCGTCCCGGGCAGAGCCTGGTGAGCAGGCCCCACAGTGGGCCAAGGGGCCCTCTCTGGACCATCTGCAACCACTCGCCCATCGGCAAGCAGCTGATCCTAGACCCGTGCATGACGGCGCACCCAGACCCCCGGCACGAAGGGAAGCACACCAGCACGGCGTCTTTGCCCAAGTTTATTAGGAAAGCAAAGAATTGGACAAAGGCTCGGAAAATAAGTATCCGCAGTGAGGAAACCAGCTTAGGAGGTGAGAAAGCTCAGAGGGTCAGCAGGGGGATGAGGAGGATGGtggagggtggggcctgggtggCCGCAAGTGCCCTGCTCACCCCTTCGATGGAGGCAGGGCTGTAGGGCCAGTGCCCGGGGTCGGCGGGAGCTTGCACATGGTGTCCTGGCACAGGCAGCTCTCGATGTGCGTGTAGGTGTAGTCCCGCGAGCCGCCGTGGGGACAGTCCAGCACCACCTTCCGCTGGCTCGTGCGCCCCTCCTTGCAGCAGGTGCACCTGTGGTCCAGGGCCTGGGCCTCGGCAGAGTACCTGGGGGAGGGCCACAGTGAGGGGCCACTCCCTCCTGGAGGGGGcagcctccccttcccctcccccaaccctggccACTCGTGGCCTGGGACTCACATGGCGAAGGTCCCGCATGACCCGGAGCAGTAGTTCATGGTCACCAACTTGCTGCAGCCGGCATGTGAAATTTCCTTGGTAACGGGGATGGTGGAGCAGGGGATCCTGGTCTCATTGCGAAGGATGCctggaggtgaggaagtggaggctcTGAGGCGGGGTCTCCACACTTCAAGGGGGCCCACCAGGTCTCCCTCACTGCTTCCTCTCCGTCCCCAAGTGCACCTTGCCTGGCCCTCAGGCGCCCTCTAGCGAGCTGGGCACCCCTGGTGATGCCCTCAAAGTCCTCACTCTGCTGAGAGGGGCACAGAGGGGACAGGGCTCCCAGGGCACCATCCCCTCGTGCCTTCCTCCCCACAGGGTGGCCTGGGTTTAGCCCACCCACCAGGCCCTGCCTCGGACCCCAGGAGCAGCCCACCGAGCGTTCTGTACTCACACTTCCTGCAGCAGCCGTTGGGCATGAGCGTGACGGAGCCCTGGAGGAAAGGAGGGTGAGCCTGCGCCCCAGACCTTCCCCCAGCTGTGAGCACCTCCTCCAGCCACAGACGTGGGAAGGGGCTGTTTCTGCAGAAGGGGCCCAGGCCAGAGGCCACTGTCCCAGCACTGGGGCTTCAGACCCACGGTAAAATAGGGGACGCCCACTCCCCGGGCTCGCTCACCGGGAGGCAGGCGCTGGCATCAAATTCCGGGCAGGTGATGTTGGAGATGGACGAGATGAACTGGTTGTTGGTTTTCATGCAGCTGAAGAAGGTGCAGTTGTTGGTGGGGTCCCTCTTTCTGTCCCCGGGCTGTGGGGCAGAGGACAGCATGGTGAGGGCCCGCAGGAGGCCCACCCTCGGAGGCCCACCCCGAAAGACAGACTGGAAACACCTCGCAGGTGCCTGACCAGCCAGCCAAGTGCAGCTTCTCAGGCAGGAGGCCCAGCCTGCAGGCCCAGAGTCACTGGGCAGGTGACACCCGGGAAGGGCCCAGGGGCAGCCACCAGCCTGTAGTCCACAGATGCGTCCTCCTCCTAAACCCCAGAATTCATGGAGGTGACCTTTTCTGGAAAAACGGTCTTTGCAGCCATACTTaagatctcaagatgagatcctCCTGGACTACTGGAGGGGGCCcaaaatccaatgacaagtgtccttgtaagacacagagagacagaggagaaggtcGTGTGAGGACAGGCAGatactggagtgatgcagccacaagcccaggaaggcctggagcccagaaggtggaagaggcaagaaggaccctccctgggccagggggagcgcagccctgcccacacctgggcctcagactccagcctccaggatggggggggagggggttgggggaatCCTGCCTGTTGTTtcagcccccagtctgtggtcccTTCTCACAGCCACCCAGGACAGTGGCACAGAGGACTCAGCCAGGGGCAGCGGGAGTTGTCCCAGGCCGTGCCCTCAGACCCAGGCCGGCCCTGCAGTGGCGTGAGCAGCCCTGAGCAGGGGACTCGCGCACCTTCAGGATGTACTGCCCGCTGGGCTGGTTGATGATGCAGTGGGTCTGCTCACACTTCATGCAGCACTCCCCAGGGGCCTCCACAAGCTCGTAGCCCTACGAGACACAGGGTTCAGGTTGGCGAGGGAAAGAGGACAGGAGCTGTTGGGGCCGGAACTCCGCTCATGAAGGGAAGTGATGGGGCGGCGGCTGCTTACGGGGCTGCAGGACGTGCTGCAGGGCACGTGGGTGCAGGAGATGACGTTGAGCTGCGTGGTGCTGTTCCTGCTGCCGGTGCACACGCAGTCCTGGCACTTGGAGGAGTAAACTGGAGAGCCGGGCTGAGGGCACAGGGAGGGACGAGTGAGACTGGGCACCCTCCACGCCTCCCACCCGCCTCAGGGAGCGTGGCTCCCACCTGGGAGGGCTCTGACAGTAGGAGAAAGGAGCTGGGTGCCCCGGGCCTGGCTCGCACAGCAGAGCCCCCAGAGCAGGCCCTAACCGGCACCATATCCAGCCAGAGAGCCTGCCCAGgaccccacccctcctcccccacctccaccttccgttggcccagcccagggctcacctGGTACTCAGCATTCCCAACAACACACACGTTCTTGGGCACTGGGGAGAAAGAACGGGGACAGCAGTCAGACTGCCCTGCCAGGCACAAGACGCGCACAGCCGGTGTACCGAGTGGGAGCTCAgggccgggggcggggaggggtgcATTGGCCATGCAGAGTCAGGGCCCCAGATGGGAGCCACTTCACCACACTGCCCCACTCAAGCCACAgtcagccccagccccacagccgCCTCCCGCCCTGGCTCCAGGGCCCCACTCACCACACGAGTAGAGGGGGCAGCACCTTCCGGGGACCATCTCGCTCTTCAGCTCGAATCCCAGCGAGCACACAGGGGGCTTCTCTCTGCAGAGGCCGGCATTGCActctgaggaggggaggaaatgTGGTAATGAGCACGGCTCCTTGAAAGCTGTGCCCCGCCACTGCCCGCAGcacagggtggggcctggggtgtCTGTGGGTACGAGCACGGCCCCCAGGCCCAAGCACAGCCTCCTCCTACAACACCTACTCTCAGCAGGATACACCCTGCGGCCgctgctccccagctccccagggaggTGAAATCACCACGGAGAATTTACACGGTGAATCCGGGGGCCCTAGGAGGGGACAGGtgccctggggcccaggctcGGCTCCCCTCCCCCGGGCGTGGCCTTACTGCAGGAGGTGATGGTGCAGCAGGTGTCGTCGGGGTTGACCTCCGTGACCAGGTAGGTGCCGTCCTCCTTGCACTCAGACAGGGGCTTCTGGCTGCACTTCCTGGGCTGGCAGATGATGCCTCTTCCACCCTCCAGGCAGACGCAGTCCTTACAGTCGAACTCAAAGCGCTCCCCAAACTACAGGAGGAAGGGGTGAGCAGGGAGAAGAGCGGGCGGCCTCACCACGGGCCGGGGCTGCGGGAAAACCTGTGCCCTCCCACCTCTGAACACACGGGGCAGGTTCTGGCCCAGGACAGAAGCCCTCATTCAGGGCCAGGCCACTAACATCTTGACCGTGACCTGCTCACCAGTATTTGCCTATACCATGTGGACCTGGCTCGGGGCAGACACACCACAGGTGTCCAGAGGGTTGGTGAGGCATGGAACTAAGGAATCAACCATGGGTGTAGACATGACAGTGCAGTGGCTAGGATATCATCTCGGTTCCAGACAACTTCACATGAGCAATGGGTGGGTGTTGTGGACGGGTGGAGGATATGttgatggagggatggatggaaaggtggatggatggaaggagggagggacagacGGATGGAGGGATGGACACACAGAGGGACGGggagatggaagaatggatagaGGGGCAGAagatggagggatgggtggagGTAGCAACAGGGGAACAGACGGATGGGTGGGTGCATATCATGCTAGCTCAGCCTTCCAGGACTTAAATGCCTCATTACTCAGTCTTTGAGGCTCCCAGGTTCTCGtgtccaccccacccaccccacaaAATTTAGGGTTTGTGGGAGAATCCCGCCCCAGCACCAAGGAGGAGGGCCGACCTTTCTGGGCACGTCATCAGGTCCCACACAGcctaggaggagagaggaaaggaatccTGTCAGCAGAGTCTCGGTGCCGCAGGAGCCAGGCTCAGCCtcgcagaggcaggagggaggcaccGAGAGCAGGCAACGTACCGCAGAACTCCACGCAGACATCAAAGCCAGGGGCATAGCTGGTGGTGCCCTCGGGGCAGAAGCAGCCTTCCACCAGGCCTGTGTCATTTTGCAGCGAggagctggaggggtggggggcttcGTGAGATGGGGGTGTGGACGGGCTGGGGAGCAGGCATGCTGGAGCACCATGCCCAGACAGTACCACCCAGGGGCCAAGCCCACACATTTCCCAGCAACTGACCTGGACCCACAGGTGGGCTCCTCGGCAGGACCACAGGCCCGGTACTCCCTGTGAGACGGGCAAGTCACCgctgtgggagggaggcagcagtcAGAGAGGCCGGAAATGTCGGAGGAGCCTGTGCATATCCCCCTGCCCCCCGACCAGTGACagtcctgcccagcccctcccacaaAGGACCCACCCTCCCACACCGGCCAAGGGTGGCCAGCTGCCCACTGCTGCCCGCCTTGGTCCTCGATGCTGTCCCAAGCCGGGAGGCTGGTGCCCAGTGGTACTTAGCAAGGCTGACAGTCCGTCCAgcacctccagcccctccagcctgcccttctTCTCAAGGCCCAGCCTGACTCCATAGAGGCCTGGCCGCCCCACCCCAGTCTGGCTTCAGGCTGTCACAGTACCCTGCAGAGCCTGGACACCCCAGCAGTTCTGCAGGACCCACACACAGCAGCTGGGGCAGGTGGGCACTTACGGCAGGCCCCCTGGGTGTGGTTCCGCCAGTCGATGCAGACGCCCTCGTGAGCACAGAGGGCAGCATAGGTCTGCAGGCTGGCACACTCCATGCCCGAGTTGGGTACCACACAGCTGTCGAACACGCAGGCGTCATAGTACTGCTGGGGGGGCACCAGGGCGTGGCACTCGGTGAACAAACTGTTGGGGAGGGGTGTAGGTCACGCTTCAGCCGGTGCCACCAGGCCCTCTCATTCCCCGccacccagcccctctgcctgggctgccctcctggagctctgCCTGCATCCCACCAagggggctggcacagtggcccAAGGATgaggtcatggggccagcctctcagAGATGGAGGCTTCACATCT
Proteins encoded:
- the LOC124234454 gene encoding intestinal mucin-like protein is translated as FTSPRPATTTPVGSSTPTPEDCDSSLCELIKDSLFTECHALVPPQQYYDACVFDSCVVPNSGMECASLQTYAALCAHEGVCIDWRNHTQGACPVTCPSHREYRACGPAEEPTCGSSSSLQNDTGLVEGCFCPEGTTSYAPGFDVCVEFCGCVGPDDVPRKFGERFEFDCKDCVCLEGGRGIICQPRKCSQKPLSECKEDGTYLVTEVNPDDTCCTITSCKCNAGLCREKPPVCSLGFELKSEMVPGRCCPLYSCVPKNVCVVGNAEYQPGSPVYSSKCQDCVCTGSRNSTTQLNVISCTHVPCSTSCSPGYELVEAPGECCMKCEQTHCIINQPSGQYILKPGDRKRDPTNNCTFFSCMKTNNQFISSISNITCPEFDASACLPGSVTLMPNGCCRKCILRNETRIPCSTIPVTKEISHAGCSKLVTMNYCSGSCGTFAMYSAEAQALDHRCTCCKEGRTSQRKVVLDCPHGGSRDYTYTHIESCLCQDTMCKLPPTPGTGPTALPPSKG